The sequence tttttctgctgatgaGACTGTCTGTAAATGTTCAGATCAGATCGCTGTAtctagtttatttttttaaagggcaAAAAGTCTGTACTTCAACACCAAtaacaactttttcttttttttttttttttaattttagagaaTGATGGCTCCAGCAAACCAAAAGGAAGAAGTTTCATTGGCTATAAGGTTCCAAATGCAAATAATTCTGAAGAGTTATACGAGGTGGATGAATTTGTAGCAGAAGTCCTCACAGGAAAGCTGACTACAGTTTTTATTCCCATTGTTTATATACTTGTCTTTATAATTGGCTTGCCAAGCAATGCCATAGCCCTCTGGGTCTTTTTTTTCCGAACAAAGAAGAAACATCCAGCTGTGATTTACATGATTAACTTGGCATTGGCAGACCTTCTTTTTGTTGTCTGGTTCCCACTGAAGATTTCATACCATCTAAATGGCAATAACTGGCTATTTGGTGAAGGTCTCTGCAAAgtatttgttgggtttttctaTGGAAATATGTACTGTTCCATCCTTTTCATGACATGTCTCAGTGTACAACGGTATTGGGTTGTAGTGAACCCCATAGTGAATTCAAAAAAGAAGTCAGAAATTGCTTTGGGCATCTCCATTGCTATCTGGATACTGATTTTGTTGGGCAACATACCATTGTATCTTGTTAATCAGACAGCATATATTTCAAATCTTAACATCACAACCTGCCATGATGTGTTGCCTGAAAATGTTTCGGCTCATGATATGTTCAGTTATTTCCTCTCACTTGCAATTGGACTCTTCTTAATCCCAGCTATCATC is a genomic window of Ammospiza nelsoni isolate bAmmNel1 chromosome Z, bAmmNel1.pri, whole genome shotgun sequence containing:
- the F2RL1 gene encoding proteinase-activated receptor 2, whose protein sequence is MAARCGLCLVLLFCVLLRAAATAGENDGSSKPKGRSFIGYKVPNANNSEELYEVDEFVAEVLTGKLTTVFIPIVYILVFIIGLPSNAIALWVFFFRTKKKHPAVIYMINLALADLLFVVWFPLKISYHLNGNNWLFGEGLCKVFVGFFYGNMYCSILFMTCLSVQRYWVVVNPIVNSKKKSEIALGISIAIWILILLGNIPLYLVNQTAYISNLNITTCHDVLPENVSAHDMFSYFLSLAIGLFLIPAIITAVAYILMIKTLSASIIDVSTGKKRKRAIKLIVVVLSMYLICFTPSNVLIIVHYSLLKAYSQSHLYVWYITALCLSALNSGIDPFIYYYISKDFRDNLKYALLCRSVRTTQRMQVSLSSSKYLKKSNSYSSNSSRTNKSTY